The genomic DNA TCACTTGAATCTGTTCTTCGTCGTTACGCTGGGCGTAAGCGGCGGATGCAGGCGCCGAGGCGTTGGACTGACCTTGCGCCAGATAGGCCTCGAGGTCATCGTGCAACACGCGACCGGCCGGGCCGGAGCCGCGTACCAGACGTAATTGAATGCCCAGATCCAGCGCATGTTTGCGCACGGCCGGGGAGGCCAGTGGTCGTTCATCCGCTTCGCGGGCAACCATCGGACCCTGGCAAACAGCAGCCGGACGCGGTGCGGCGGCTGCGGCAGGTTTGCTCTCTACGACCGCTTCGACTTTCGGCGCAACAGGCTCTTTTGCAGCTACAGGAGCCGACTCTTTCAGATTGCCCGCACCTTCCACTTCAATGCTGATCAGCACACTGCCGACCGCCATCACTTCACCCGGCTGACCGCCGAGGGCAATGACCTTGCCATGAACCGGCGACGGAATATCGACCATCGCCTTGTCGGTCATCACGTCCGCCAGCACCTGATCTTCAACGACCAGATCACCGACCTTGACGTGCCACTGCGACAGTTCTACTTCTGCGATGCCTTCGCCGATGTCCGGCATCTTGATAACGTGCGTGCCCATTCAGACCTCCATGACCCGTTTCAACGCCGCGCCCACTCGGGACGGGCCTGGGAAATACGCCCACTCTTGCGCGTGCGGGTAGGGGGTATCCCAACCAGTGACGCGTTCGATTGGCGCTTCCAGGTGATGGAAGCAGTGCTCTTGCACCAGCGACACCAGTTCGGCGCCGAAACCACAGGTACGGGTGGCTTCGTGGACCACCACGCAGCGGCCGGTTTTCTTCACGGATTTGACGATGGTTTCCAGATCCAGCGGCCACAGGCTGCGCAGGTCGATGACTTCGGCGTCGACGCCACTTTCTTCAGCGGCAACTTGCGAGACATACACGGTGGTGCCGTAGGTCAGTACGGTGACGTCCTTGCCCGGACGGGTGATCGCGGCAACGTCCAGCGGCACGGTGTAGTAACCGTCCGGGACCTGGGCTTGCGGGTGTTTCGACCACGGCGTTACCGGGCGGTCGTGGTGGCCGTCGAACGGGCCGTTGTACAGGCGTTTCGGTTCCAGAAAGATCACCGGATCATCGTTTTCGATGGAGGCGATCAACAGGCCTTTGGCGTCATACGGGTTGGACGGCATGACCGTGCGCAAACCGCAGACCTGGGTGAACATCGCCTCGATGCTCTGGCTGTGAGTCTGGCCACCGTAGATGCCGCCGCCGCAAGGCATGCGCAGGGTCATCGGTGCGGTGAACTCGCCGGCCGAGCGATAGCGCAGGCGCGCGGCTTCGGAAATGATCTGGTCGGACGCCGGGTAGACGTAGTCGGCGAACTGGATTTCAGCCACCGGGCGCAGACCGTAAGCGCCCATGCCGACGGCGACACCGACGATGCCGCTTTCCGAAATTGGTGCGTCGAACACCCGCGAGGCGCCGTATTTGGTCTGCAGGCCTTCGGTGCAACGGAACACGCCGCCGAAGTAGCCGACGTCCTGACCGAACACCACGACGTTGTCGTCACGTTCAAGCATCACATCCATGGCCGAGCGCAGGGCCTGGATCATGGTCATGGTGGTCGTGGTCATGGCGGTTTCCAACTGAATATTGTTGTTGTGATCGTTCATGTCAGATCCCCAACTGCTGACGCTGGCGCTTCAAGTGCTCCGGCATCTCTTTGTAGACGTCTTCGAACATGGTCGCGGCGCTCGGAATCTGGCCGCCGGCGAGGGTGCCGTATTGTTCGGCCTGTTTCTGTGCGGCAATCACTTCGGCTTCAAGCTCGGCGCTGACGGCGGCGTGCTCTTCTTCCGACCAGTGGCCGACCTTGATCAGGTGCTGTTTCAGGCGGGCAATCGGGTCGCCCAGCGGGAAGTGGCTCCAGTCATCGGCAGGACGGTATTTCGACGGATCGTCAGAGGTGGAGTGCGGGCCGGCGCGGTAGGTGACCCATTCGATCATGGTCGGGCCGAGGTTGCGGCGGGCGCGTTCGGCAGCCCAGGCGGAAGCGGCGTACACAGCGTAGAAATCGTTGCCATCGACGCGCAGCGAGGCGATGCCGCAACCGACGCCGCGTCCGGCGAAAGTGGTGGCTTCACCACCGGCAATCGCCTGGAAGGTGGAAATTGCCCACTGATTGTTGACCACGTTGAGGATCACCGGCGCCCGGTAAACGTGAGCGAAGGTGAGGGCCGTGTGGAAGTCCGATTCGGCGGTGGCGCCGTCGCCGATCCACGCCGAGGCGATTTTCGTGTCGCCCTTGATCGCTGAAGCCATGCCCCAGCCAACCGCTTGAATGAACTGGGTGGCGAGGTTGCCGGAAATGGTGAAGAAACCGGCTTCCTTGACCGAGTACATGATCGGCAGCTGACGGCCCTTGAGCGGATCGCGCTCGTTGGACAGCAGTTGGCAGATCAGGTCGACCAGCGGCACTTCGCGGGCCATGAGGATGCTTTGCTGACGGTAGGTCGGGAAGCACATGTCGTCGATGTTCAACGCCAGAGCCTGGGCGCTGCCGATGGCTTCTTCGCCAAGGCTTTGCATGTAGAACGACATTTTTTTCTGACGCTGGGCAACCACCATGCGGTTGTCGTAGATCCGCGTCTTGAGCATGGCGCGCATGCCTTTGCGGAGGATCTCGACCGGGACGTTCTCGGCCCACGGACCGAGGGCATTGCCTTGGTCGTCGAGCACGCGGATCAGGCCACGGGCGAGGTCGGCGGTGTCGGCGGGTTCTACGTCGATGGAAGGTTTGCGCACCGTACCGGCATCGGTCAGATGCAGGTAGGAAAAATCGGTTTTGCAGCCTGGGCGGCCCGAGGGTTCAGGGACGTGCAGACGCAGCGGTTCATACGCTTGGGTCATGGCTTCTACGCTCGATCTTGTGAATTTCTTGTAGTGAGCTGGCAGTCATTCTTCGGTAGAAGAAATCTTGTCCTACAACAATCATAGGCCCGGGCAAGAAGAATATTTATCTCTGTTTCGTTGCGCTGGCGATCATTTGCAGATAGAAATTCTGCATAAACATAAAAAACAGGTGGTTTTGTCTCATGCGCAAACTGGACCGTACCGATATCGGCATTCTCAACAGCCTTCAGGAGAACGCGCGCATCACCAACGCCGACCTCGCACGCTCGGTAAATCTGTCGCCGACGCCGTGCTTCAACCGGGTCAAGGCGATGGAAGAATTAGGGCTGATTCGCGAGCAGGTAACGTTGCTGGATGCCGATTTGCTGGGCTTGCATGTGAACGTGTTTATTCACGTCAGCCTGGAAAAGCAGGTGGAAGAGGCCCTGCAACATTTCGAGGAAGCGATTTCCGACCGCCCCGAGGTGATGGAGTGCTACCTGATGGCCGGTGACCCGGACTATCTGATCCGGGTGCTGGTGCCGACGATTCAGTCGCTGGAGCGATTCATGATGGACTTCCTGACCAAAGTGCCGGGGGTGGCGAATATCCGGTCGAGCTTTGCGCTCAAGCAGGTGCGGTATAAGACAGCGTTGCCGTTGCCGGCGAATGGGTTGACGCTGGGGGCGTGAAGATCAAAAAAACGCAGCCTGCGGCAGCTCCTGCATTGGATTCGCATTTCTCCTGTAGGAGCTGCCGCAGGCTGCGATCTTTTGACGTTAAAGCTTATTGATCGGAATCTTCAGATACACCACGCCATTGTCCTCAGCCGCCGGAAAATTCCCCGCCCGCACGTTCACCTGTATCGCCGGCAACAACAATGTCGGCATGCCCAACCCGGCATCACGCTTCGTGCGCATTTCGACGAACGCGGCTTCATCGATGCCGTCATGCACGTGAATGTTACTTTTGCGCTGCTCACCGACAGTGGTCTGGCACTGCGGTTCTCGACCCTGCGGCGGGTAATCGTGGCACACGTAGAGTTTCACGCCGGCCGGGAAGGCCAGCAGTTTCTTGATCGAGTTGAACAGTTGATGAGCGTTGCCACCGGGGAAGTCGCAGCGCGCGGTGCCGACGTCGGGCATGAACAGCGTGTCGCCGACCAGGATCTGTTCGCCGTCGATCAAATAGGCCATGTCCGCCGGGGTGTGGCCAGGCACGTGCAGTGCGGTGGCGTTGAGATTGCCGATCTGGAATGACTCGTTCGGCGCGAACAGGTGATCGAACTGCGAGCCATCAACACAGAATTCCGGCTCCAGATTGAACAGCGCCTTGAACACGTTTTGCACTTTGCTGATCGACTCGCCAATGGCGATCTTGCCGCCCAGCTCCCGGCGCAGATACGGCGCGGCGGACAAGTGGTCGGCGTGGGCGTGGGTTTCCAGCAGCCATTGCACTTGCAGGTGATGCGCGCGGACGAAGGCGATGAGCTTGTCCGCCTGGGCGGTGCAGGTACGCCCGGCGGCGCCATCGTAATCGAGCACCGGGTCGATGATCGCGCATTGTCCGCCGTTGGCCTCGTAGACCACATAGCTGTAGGTCGAGGAGGCGGGGTCGAGGAAAGCTTCAATCAGCGCGGGCATGGACGTGGACCTGTACGGGAGGACGAAAAGTCAGTCGGGGTTGCAACACTTTATGTAAAAACATAATGTTCGCAGCTTAAGTGACGTTGAAGGCATCATGCAAATGCAATCCAGTCTGACCGAGTGTGAAGTCGCGCAATTGCGCGCGTCGGCGTCAAAGGCCTGTGCGCTGCTCAAGGCGATGGCCAATGAGGACCGTTTGTTGATCCTGTGCCAGTTGACCCAAGGCGAGCGCAACGTCGGCGAGCTTGAAAAAATGACCGGTGTGCGCCAGCCGACGCTGTCTCAGCAGTTGGGCATCCTGCGCGATGAAGGGCTTGTCGCGACACGTCGTGAAGGCAAGTACATTTTTTACGGCCTTGCCAGCCCTGAAGTCATCCAGGTGATGAAAACCCTCTCCGGCTTGTATTGCGGCGCGGTGCTGAAAAGCCTCGGTC from Pseudomonas baetica includes the following:
- a CDS encoding alpha-ketoacid dehydrogenase subunit beta, with amino-acid sequence MNDHNNNIQLETAMTTTTMTMIQALRSAMDVMLERDDNVVVFGQDVGYFGGVFRCTEGLQTKYGASRVFDAPISESGIVGVAVGMGAYGLRPVAEIQFADYVYPASDQIISEAARLRYRSAGEFTAPMTLRMPCGGGIYGGQTHSQSIEAMFTQVCGLRTVMPSNPYDAKGLLIASIENDDPVIFLEPKRLYNGPFDGHHDRPVTPWSKHPQAQVPDGYYTVPLDVAAITRPGKDVTVLTYGTTVYVSQVAAEESGVDAEVIDLRSLWPLDLETIVKSVKKTGRCVVVHEATRTCGFGAELVSLVQEHCFHHLEAPIERVTGWDTPYPHAQEWAYFPGPSRVGAALKRVMEV
- a CDS encoding 3-methyl-2-oxobutanoate dehydrogenase (2-methylpropanoyl-transferring) subunit alpha, with product MTQAYEPLRLHVPEPSGRPGCKTDFSYLHLTDAGTVRKPSIDVEPADTADLARGLIRVLDDQGNALGPWAENVPVEILRKGMRAMLKTRIYDNRMVVAQRQKKMSFYMQSLGEEAIGSAQALALNIDDMCFPTYRQQSILMAREVPLVDLICQLLSNERDPLKGRQLPIMYSVKEAGFFTISGNLATQFIQAVGWGMASAIKGDTKIASAWIGDGATAESDFHTALTFAHVYRAPVILNVVNNQWAISTFQAIAGGEATTFAGRGVGCGIASLRVDGNDFYAVYAASAWAAERARRNLGPTMIEWVTYRAGPHSTSDDPSKYRPADDWSHFPLGDPIARLKQHLIKVGHWSEEEHAAVSAELEAEVIAAQKQAEQYGTLAGGQIPSAATMFEDVYKEMPEHLKRQRQQLGI
- the bkdR gene encoding Bkd operon transcriptional regulator BkdR, which codes for MRKLDRTDIGILNSLQENARITNADLARSVNLSPTPCFNRVKAMEELGLIREQVTLLDADLLGLHVNVFIHVSLEKQVEEALQHFEEAISDRPEVMECYLMAGDPDYLIRVLVPTIQSLERFMMDFLTKVPGVANIRSSFALKQVRYKTALPLPANGLTLGA
- a CDS encoding MBL fold metallo-hydrolase, whose translation is MPALIEAFLDPASSTYSYVVYEANGGQCAIIDPVLDYDGAAGRTCTAQADKLIAFVRAHHLQVQWLLETHAHADHLSAAPYLRRELGGKIAIGESISKVQNVFKALFNLEPEFCVDGSQFDHLFAPNESFQIGNLNATALHVPGHTPADMAYLIDGEQILVGDTLFMPDVGTARCDFPGGNAHQLFNSIKKLLAFPAGVKLYVCHDYPPQGREPQCQTTVGEQRKSNIHVHDGIDEAAFVEMRTKRDAGLGMPTLLLPAIQVNVRAGNFPAAEDNGVVYLKIPINKL
- a CDS encoding ArsR/SmtB family transcription factor, translated to MQSSLTECEVAQLRASASKACALLKAMANEDRLLILCQLTQGERNVGELEKMTGVRQPTLSQQLGILRDEGLVATRREGKYIFYGLASPEVIQVMKTLSGLYCGAVLKSLGHP